One part of the Microlunatus elymi genome encodes these proteins:
- a CDS encoding TlpA family protein disulfide reductase, whose protein sequence is MVAGCGSSDGAGQAGPSSIGSPSSAASSASSSELAQLKKEAGIADCPTSDPNVAARADGLPDVTLDCLGGGREVRLAGLRGTPMVINIWAQWCRPCRQEAPHLASLSAKAGDKINFLGIDYNDPDPAAAIQYAGMADWSYPQLQDQDQQLKAPLKILGPPQTFFVDADGKITYRHNGPYTSDQQLRRDIDDHLGVPL, encoded by the coding sequence GTGGTGGCCGGGTGTGGCAGTTCGGACGGCGCCGGACAGGCCGGGCCATCATCGATCGGGTCGCCGTCGTCCGCGGCGTCGAGTGCGTCGAGCAGCGAACTGGCCCAGTTGAAGAAGGAGGCCGGGATCGCGGATTGTCCGACCAGCGATCCCAACGTGGCGGCCCGGGCCGACGGGTTGCCCGACGTCACGTTGGACTGTCTCGGCGGCGGCCGCGAGGTCCGGCTGGCCGGGTTGCGGGGTACGCCGATGGTGATCAACATCTGGGCCCAGTGGTGCCGGCCGTGCCGGCAGGAGGCGCCGCATCTGGCATCGCTCTCGGCGAAGGCGGGCGACAAGATCAACTTCCTCGGCATCGACTACAACGATCCCGATCCGGCCGCCGCGATCCAGTATGCCGGAATGGCCGACTGGAGCTATCCGCAACTGCAGGATCAAGATCAACAACTCAAGGCGCCGCTGAAGATCCTTGGCCCGCCGCAGACGTTCTTCGTCGACGCGGACGGCAAGATCACCTACCGGCACAACGGTCCCTACACCTCCGATCAACAACTGCGGCGAGACATCGATGATCATCTCGGGGTCCCATTGTGA
- a CDS encoding NUDIX hydrolase yields MRTDDELPAWLNTLRDTLSDPGTPYRFTQQERRPAAVLILFGEGADGPDLLFIERSSLLRSHPGQMAFPGGGFEPDDHDLAATALREAHEETGLDPDGVDVFGELATIEVPISGYRVTPELGWWRRPSPVTAADPGEVASVHRIPIAELTEPANRFAMTHPSGRIGPGFLIGDLLIWGLTAHMVNGVLSRGGWQRPWDRHRTMAVPQRYLGRPENTDPGPDVVDDREDDLELAEEQPDDR; encoded by the coding sequence GTGAGGACCGACGACGAGTTACCGGCGTGGTTGAACACCCTGCGCGACACCTTGAGTGATCCCGGTACGCCGTACCGATTCACTCAGCAGGAACGTCGTCCCGCCGCGGTGTTGATCTTGTTCGGGGAAGGAGCTGACGGCCCGGATCTGCTGTTCATCGAGCGGTCGTCGTTGCTGCGTTCGCATCCTGGACAGATGGCGTTTCCCGGCGGGGGCTTCGAACCCGATGATCATGATCTGGCCGCGACCGCGCTGCGCGAGGCACACGAGGAGACCGGCCTGGATCCCGACGGTGTCGACGTGTTCGGCGAGCTCGCCACCATCGAGGTGCCGATCAGCGGCTACCGGGTGACTCCGGAACTAGGCTGGTGGCGGCGGCCGAGTCCGGTCACCGCAGCCGACCCCGGCGAGGTCGCCTCCGTACACCGGATTCCGATCGCGGAGCTGACCGAGCCCGCCAACCGTTTCGCGATGACTCACCCCAGCGGCCGGATCGGACCGGGCTTCCTGATCGGCGATCTGCTGATCTGGGGTCTGACCGCCCACATGGTCAACGGCGTACTGTCGCGCGGAGGATGGCAACGGCCATGGGATCGCCACCGCACCATGGCCGTACCGCAGCGCTATCTCGGCCGGCCGGAGAACACGGATCCCGGACCGGACGTGGTGGACGACAGAGAAGATGATCTTGAACTGGCAGAGGAGCAGCCCGATGACCGATGA
- a CDS encoding HD domain-containing protein — protein sequence MTDDLTDQLAARFANLLPEHADVGGELLQRYAEPHRHYHDRRHLARVLDQVEGLATGKHDLFLVRLAAWFHDAVYAIPVGQISNEEASARLAIRTLGRCGFEQEEIGEVARLVRLTETHRPTGSDPDGELLCDADLSILAAEPDEYRRYVDDVRQEYAKVDDHDFARGRLDVLLKFGGREIYRTSKGRKLNPAAQANVTNEAFRLIEQLGIGDQLDPDGWPLNTR from the coding sequence ATGACCGATGACCTGACCGACCAGCTGGCGGCCCGGTTCGCGAACCTGCTGCCGGAGCATGCCGATGTCGGCGGAGAGCTGCTGCAGCGCTACGCCGAGCCGCACCGGCACTATCACGACCGGCGGCACCTGGCTCGGGTGCTGGACCAGGTGGAAGGGCTGGCCACCGGCAAGCATGATCTTTTCCTGGTCCGGCTGGCGGCCTGGTTCCACGACGCGGTGTACGCGATTCCGGTCGGGCAGATCAGCAACGAGGAAGCCTCGGCCCGGTTGGCGATCCGGACGCTCGGACGGTGCGGATTCGAGCAGGAGGAGATCGGCGAGGTCGCCCGGCTGGTACGGCTGACCGAGACCCATCGACCCACCGGCTCGGATCCCGACGGCGAGTTGCTGTGCGATGCCGACCTGTCCATCCTCGCGGCGGAACCGGACGAGTATCGCCGCTACGTCGACGATGTCCGGCAGGAGTACGCGAAGGTCGATGATCATGACTTCGCCCGCGGCCGGCTCGATGTGCTGCTCAAGTTCGGCGGGCGGGAGATCTACCGGACCAGTAAGGGCCGCAAGCTGAACCCGGCCGCCCAGGCCAACGTCACCAACGAAGCATTCCGGCTGATCGAACAGCTCGGCATCGGTGATCAACTGGATCCGGACGGCTGGCCCCTCAACACCCGCTGA
- a CDS encoding ABC transporter permease gives MTSTLQSTTSPAGGNGPSTPNLGQSVWLVAEREIIARVRSKAFLISTGLMLVAVLAAVIIGGALSQRQSTTTVAVAAVGPAAAELAHVPNVTVKSVPDRDAAEKLINDGTVDAAVISDSGNPTGFKIIADDSAPDNLVAALSISPSVELLNPNATPPGVRYLAALGFGLLFFISATTFGGTIAQSVVEEKQTRIVEILLSTIPARVLLTGKIVGNSLLAFGQVVLIGACAVIGMTVTGNNELLSALGAPLAWFVVFFVIGFVLLAALFAAAASLVSRQEDVQSTVAPVTMLVMIPYFLVIFFNNNDLVVTIMSYVPFSAAVGMPLRIFLSEAAWWEPLLSLLILVASTVVVILVAARIYRNALLRTGSRVSLREALHTSRS, from the coding sequence GTGACCAGCACCCTTCAGTCCACGACGTCCCCGGCCGGTGGCAACGGCCCGTCGACGCCGAATCTCGGCCAGTCCGTCTGGCTGGTCGCCGAACGCGAGATCATCGCCCGGGTCCGGAGCAAGGCATTCCTGATCTCCACCGGGCTGATGCTGGTCGCGGTGCTGGCGGCAGTGATCATCGGCGGTGCACTCAGCCAACGCCAGTCCACCACCACCGTCGCCGTCGCCGCGGTCGGACCGGCCGCCGCCGAACTCGCCCACGTACCCAACGTCACGGTGAAGTCCGTACCCGATCGCGATGCCGCGGAGAAGTTGATCAACGACGGCACCGTCGACGCCGCGGTGATCAGCGACTCCGGCAACCCGACCGGTTTCAAGATCATCGCCGACGACTCGGCCCCGGACAACCTGGTGGCCGCGCTCAGCATCAGCCCATCGGTGGAGTTGCTCAACCCGAACGCGACACCACCCGGGGTGCGCTACCTGGCAGCGCTCGGATTCGGGCTGCTGTTCTTCATCTCGGCGACCACCTTCGGCGGCACCATCGCACAGAGTGTGGTGGAGGAGAAGCAGACCCGGATCGTCGAGATCCTGTTGTCCACCATCCCGGCTCGGGTGTTGCTGACCGGCAAGATCGTCGGCAACAGTTTGCTCGCCTTCGGCCAGGTGGTGCTGATCGGTGCCTGTGCGGTGATCGGCATGACGGTCACCGGCAACAACGAGCTGTTGTCGGCACTGGGCGCGCCGCTGGCCTGGTTCGTCGTCTTCTTCGTGATCGGATTCGTGTTGCTGGCTGCGTTGTTCGCCGCCGCCGCGTCGTTGGTGTCGCGACAGGAGGACGTGCAGTCCACGGTGGCGCCGGTCACCATGCTGGTGATGATCCCGTACTTCCTGGTGATCTTCTTCAACAACAACGATCTCGTGGTGACGATCATGTCGTACGTTCCGTTCTCGGCCGCCGTCGGTATGCCGCTGCGGATCTTCCTCTCCGAAGCCGCCTGGTGGGAACCGCTGCTGTCGCTGTTGATCTTGGTCGCCAGCACCGTCGTGGTGATCTTGGTCGCCGCCCGGATCTACCGCAACGCCCTGCTTCGTACGGGATCCCGAGTCTCCCTGCGCGAAGCCCTGCACACCAGCAGGAGCTAG
- a CDS encoding ABC transporter ATP-binding protein: protein MLEVKKINRSFDGRRVLTDVSFTVESGRLTGFVGRNGAGKTTTMRIMLGVLTADSGEVRLNGAEITESDRRRFGYMPEERGLYPKMPIGEQLIYLARLHGLTPAAARSNTTDLLDKLGLADRIGDRVEALSLGNQQRAQVAAALVHDPEALILDEPFSGLDPLAVEVVLGVLAERAAAGVPVLFSSHQLDIVERLCDDLVIIADGSIRAAGDREELREQYAGSSYRATFGADAGWLRDQPGIVVREFDGPNALFDAESPEAAQAVLRNAIERGPVFNFTPHRPRLAEIFKEVIQ from the coding sequence ATGCTGGAAGTGAAGAAGATCAACAGATCGTTCGACGGGCGCCGGGTGCTCACCGACGTGAGCTTCACCGTCGAGAGCGGACGGCTGACCGGGTTCGTCGGACGCAACGGTGCCGGCAAGACCACCACGATGCGGATCATGCTCGGCGTACTGACCGCCGACAGCGGCGAGGTGCGGCTGAACGGCGCCGAGATCACCGAGTCCGACCGGCGCCGCTTCGGCTACATGCCGGAGGAACGCGGGCTGTATCCGAAGATGCCGATCGGTGAGCAGCTGATCTATCTGGCCCGGCTACACGGACTGACACCGGCGGCGGCCCGCAGCAACACCACCGACCTGCTGGACAAGCTCGGGTTGGCCGACCGGATCGGTGATCGGGTCGAGGCACTCTCCTTGGGCAACCAGCAACGAGCCCAGGTCGCGGCCGCGCTGGTGCACGACCCGGAGGCGTTGATCTTGGACGAGCCGTTCTCCGGTCTCGATCCGCTGGCCGTCGAGGTGGTGCTCGGCGTGCTGGCCGAACGTGCTGCTGCCGGCGTGCCGGTGCTGTTCTCCTCGCACCAGTTGGACATCGTGGAACGGCTCTGCGACGACCTGGTGATCATTGCCGATGGCAGCATCCGCGCCGCCGGGGACCGGGAGGAGTTGCGGGAGCAGTACGCCGGCAGCAGCTATCGGGCCACGTTCGGCGCCGACGCCGGCTGGCTCCGTGATCAACCCGGCATCGTGGTCCGCGAGTTCGACGGACCGAACGCGCTCTTCGACGCCGAGTCGCCCGAGGCAGCGCAGGCCGTGCTGCGCAACGCGATCGAACGCGGTCCCGTCTTCAACTTCACCCCGCACCGGCCCCGGCTGGCCGAGATCTTCAAGGAGGTCATCCAGTGA
- a CDS encoding response regulator transcription factor, with product MTEPPAGRSTGTESDPSRPTRILIVDDDPIVRSALGLMLGGQPDFSVVGEAINGRDCLAQLGTLQPDLILMDLRMPVLDGIRTTREITAGHPTITVIALTTFDTDDMVLAALSAGADGFLLKDTPPAKLVSAIRAVRDGEPILSPSAVRTLLHHVQADDRTERRERARARLAELSERELEVAMAIADGANNAEIAGRLQLSVPTVKTYVSRLLDRLELNNRVQIAICVQQAELTP from the coding sequence GTGACTGAGCCGCCAGCTGGCCGATCGACCGGGACCGAGTCGGATCCGAGCCGACCGACACGGATCCTGATCGTCGACGACGATCCGATCGTACGGTCGGCGCTGGGGCTGATGCTCGGCGGTCAGCCCGATTTCAGCGTCGTCGGTGAGGCGATCAACGGCCGAGATTGCCTTGCACAGTTGGGAACCCTGCAACCCGACCTGATCCTGATGGATCTGCGGATGCCGGTGCTGGACGGCATCCGGACCACCCGCGAGATCACCGCCGGCCACCCGACGATCACGGTGATCGCGCTGACCACCTTCGACACCGACGACATGGTGCTGGCCGCGCTCTCCGCCGGCGCGGACGGATTCCTGCTCAAGGACACGCCGCCGGCGAAGTTGGTGTCCGCGATCCGCGCGGTCCGCGACGGCGAGCCGATCCTGTCGCCGAGTGCGGTTCGTACGCTGCTGCACCACGTCCAGGCCGATGACCGAACCGAGCGCCGGGAGCGGGCCAGGGCACGACTCGCCGAGTTGTCCGAACGGGAGTTGGAGGTGGCGATGGCGATTGCCGACGGCGCCAACAACGCCGAGATCGCCGGCCGGCTGCAACTGTCGGTGCCGACGGTGAAAACGTACGTGTCCCGGCTGCTGGACCGACTCGAACTCAACAACCGGGTCCAGATCGCGATCTGCGTCCAGCAAGCCGAACTGACCCCATAA